Genomic segment of Bicyclus anynana chromosome 18, ilBicAnyn1.1, whole genome shotgun sequence:
GGCAATAGAAACAGTGGTTATTATGTAAACGGGTACATATCACGATAAATTTTTAGCCAGTTGGATGTAGCCAGATcacgtcggggtcaccactttagCCGGTTGGATGTAGCCAGCGTAGGTGATTGTAAATATCGGCGCATTTCACGCACGGCCTCAGTTTGCTGCGGCTCGTCGCAGTGCGTTCGCTTGCTTGGCATGTATGTAGGCaggtacaaattacaaaatatttacaaattatatttaattaaatagatttaatgtcgatatttcaattgcatggatcgtggtcacgacgggactgaagttgcgagatgcgaagttgacagctGCTAGGGGCAGaaccgatctaccctctttcttgttcttttttcaaTAACCTCACGTTTTTGTCTGTCTAGGTAAACCACACTCATGACAATGCTTTTGTTATCAGGTttttcgcggcgccctcttggtttgcacaattctacctgTAGTCCCTGCATGCGATGGATCACTCGCCGTCAACGCAACTGTTTGTGGAAAATTAACGTCTTGACGCTGAGAATACCACTGCCCATTCGGCGCAGGAGTTTCTGAAAGCTCTTCTTAACCCAGAAATAAATAAGGCCAGTGGCCAGTCTGACGGAATATCTGCAGTCATCATTCTCATTTTCTTcgtcattaacagccaatggatgTCGACTGCTCGACATATGTCTTTTTCATGGATCTCTAACACCAGGGCTTCGATCCGCGATCATCCAGCAATTCGCTCGATGTCTTCGttaggacccgtacaaaacgcttcttttctcatacgcacggttaaggtttggaatacccttcccaagtctgtgtttcctgaatcttataacttgggtatcttcaaaacaagagtgaataggcaccttctaggcaagcgtgtcctatcttagactgtatctacacttaccatcaggttagatcatagtcaaacgcgagcctatttgcattaaaaaaaacgtctcacctgatggtaagtaatgatgcaatctaagatggaagcggactaactcgttaggaggagaatgaaaatccacacctctttcggtttctacacgacattgtaccggaacgctaaatcgcttggcggtacttctttgtcggtgtggtggtaactagccacagctgaagcctcccaccagccagacctggactaattaggaaaacctcaatcgttccagccggggatcgaacccaggacctctgtcttgtaaatccactgcgcaaaTCTGGCTGCAGCCCAACCGTAGCTTTTGCCTAGTGCCTATATATTCGACTTTTTGGACCTGAGAACTTACAGCTCCGACCATTGAGTTCTGCCAGTTCTCTTACCTGAAAAGCACCTCCACTGTCGCCGTTGCATGCTGACGTTCCtgtaattattacataattatatcaggtaaactttacaaaaaaaatacaagtacaagCAAAACCAGGCTACTGTAGCATAGAATACATTTAAGTATTCTGAGAAAAGTCAGCAAATACACAGCGCTTTTCTagaaatctaaactaatattataaagacgtaagatttgattttttgtatgttttgaataggcttcgagcctactggacggattttaaaaactcttataCCGATGGGAAGCTTCAATATCAGTGAGTAACAAcgactatatatttttatcctcaatctcctagtcatcatccctgttCTCATTCCACAGGAATGAGAACAGGAATGAtggctaggtttgaatatattgatttgtatGCTTTGtattcacctatctaagaagtAATGTCTtggaggtaataaagaatattacataaatacatatatacatatacaagacACGCGCGAAAAACGTAACCCTTCTTGCAATCGGGTAAAAAGATATATACGGCCATTTAAGCCACAAACAACGTATTTTTCAGCACTCTCAAGGGAATCACATAGAACTCTGGCAGACAAGTGGTATACTCTATTAAACATACCGTTCGCATCTCCGGCGCAAAAGGTATATATATCATTCAATCCGCGTGTATAGAAGAACGGATTGGTCTTCAAGCAGGTAGCTTCCGACACGATGGGCATGCTAGCCTTCTTCAGTGCACGAGTCAAATTGTCGGATTTGTCGAAACCCCATCCGATGATCTGGAAAAtgatattatgtaattatttctCACGCCTCGGTGCTGAGCTTGAGCAGCGCTATGTCGTGAAGCAGATCTGTACTCACGGTTCCCTGTATGTCGTCCGAGCGCAACTTGTCCCTGTCCTGTGCGCGGAACAGGCAGGCGGGGCGGATGAACTCTGTGAACACCACCTCGGTGCTGAGCTTGAGCAGCGCTATGTCGTGCTTGAGCGGGTGGTACGAGAAGTCCTTGTGAAGGATTATTTCAAGCACCTGAAACCACAGTCATAGAATCTATTCTTGTCCACGTGGAAACTTTGACAATGATTTATAAAAACACCTTTACAATTAATGCATGGTCACGATGAAGATGATGCAGAAAATTTGTTCTTACCTCTTTTTCTACAGACACTTTGTCGTCTCCTTTTAGCCTGTACTTGCCAAGTATAACTCCAAGCACTTCCCTCTCTAGCTTCGCGCCCCGGTACGATGCGCAATGTCCAGCTGCCGACACAAATAAAACCCTATATCCCTGTAGGTCCGAAAATGAACaatttactattagcgtacttttaatttatttaaaattaaaaaaactggcatcatccctattatattaCGGAGCTAACTATCATCCTTTGCTTtgtcttctatactaatattatcaagaaataaagtttgtaaatttatttgtaaggggtaatcttcggaacaaCAGATCcgactttaaaaattctttcaccaataaatTGCTACGTTATCAAGGAGTGAAATAGgctatattggtatcatataaattagccgagttatcTAAGTTTTTGTCAGACCGAaactcctcttaaacagacttttAGAGAGACTTTTAagtgattaccccctacaaccacacaactTTACGCAAACCAAACACTTTACGCTTTATATACGCGAACAGTTGAACAAATTtcgctaaaaaaattaaaaaattgaaggGGTAGGAATAAGacaggggtaggggtagggtaggggcagtcgaaagtttacatcaaggttcacgcggacaaagtcacgggcgtccgctagtcgctaataaaaagaagaagataCATTCATACCTGTTAGCACAAAGTTCTTGGATATGATTGTTCCACCACATATGTACTTGTTGTTTAGGGTCTCCTTGTCCAGTTTGTAGAGCGCGGCGTGCCAGGGCCAGTCACCGGGCTTGGTGTCCTCGCCGTTGATCATCAGCTCGGCGTGATCCACCACCCGCCGCCCGCAGGTGGACCACTCTTGCTCCTCGGTTTTGGATGCATAGGGCTCCATGAAACcctggattattattattatatcatcaaCTAGCGGATGcgaggaatttagtttttcacaaatccctcgggaattattttttccgggataaaaaactTATGtacttgttgtttgtttacttttgtttacttttctGTAGAACTTTGTAATGTGTACATTGTACAAtacttagtacattattttgataCATCTTCTAGGATTCAGCCTGCATTTTCAATGTAAgcggaaaaaaaaatatttacgacaTCACATTAGAAACCTCAGAAAATTTAATGGATGTTTTTAATGGAAGaggaattattatatattattattataatacctataaaATCCTACATATAAATCCTTCCTCTTCAATCCCATCAATCACtctatatattaaaaagtagtagtagtagttttaaAGAATCATAGGGACGGGATTACCGATAAGTATAGGGAGAGAGAAAGCGActtttttatactatgtagtaggtactagcagacttcgtccgcgtggaatttagtttttcaccaatccctcgggaacggtgaatttttctgggataaaaagtagcctatgtgttaatccagactttattattctatttctaataaaaattgcaggttattcggttcagtagccgaggcgtaaaagagtaacaaacattcataccatcaaaatcatcgtGGATAAAAActcatgtgttaatctagagtaaaatctattttcattccaaatttcagacaaatcgcttcgCGATTTTAATAGGAATGAtgccatcatccctattatattaatcaatatatttatttattagtacatTTTCAAAGAATGCACATAACGCTGATCCGTATTGATTtgataaaatctttgttttgttttttaatgaaaaacaaaCTGCATAGCACAAATTTTAATTAGTGGTGACAATAAATATAGGGTCAGTATTAAGTAAGAGattaattcaatatttataaacactTTTATCTTCGGTTTTCCCCTATAGATGTAAAAGTTTTATGAAATcgtctacttataataaaactgtaacagatgTACATTAAAAGAGTACAAAGAGCAATTCTCTATTTCAAGTAGCCTTCAAAATTACTGAAGTAAGcatgtacaataataataaaactatttaatttgtgctagtcgatcggtcagtgcatcgtgcaataattgttgatattactgttccacatgacgataatctggttaaagccgaaaaggaaaaagtatcaaaatacttggaccttgctcacgagattaccgccatgtggaatgttgagtcaactattattgttccgatagttgtttcagtcaatggtcttatagcgaaaagcttcgaccaacaccttaagaagctttcgcttaactgttggatcaagagtcggatacaaaaggcagtgattcttgagacggcgcgtattgtgaggaggttcctcactctggagccctgaccaccggttgcttgggcactcaaatgtccctcagcgggagggtgaattttttttttataaatttttaataatgtattgtattttatacttatattgttaaaaatttaaaaaaaagaagtaataaataaatgagagaaaaaataaaactatttaatttcaCTTATGTCATTACTCATTAATGCTTTTTTTCAATGACTCTATCGTATTTTGAAAATGACTTTATTACAAAGGAAATTCTCTATTTCAAGTAGCCTTCAAAATTACTGAATTaagtaaatacaataataataaaactatttaatttcaCTTATGTCATTACTCATTATTGCTTTTTTTCAATAACTCCATAGTGATAGTGgaaaatcggtgaaggaaaacatcgtgagaaacctgcataccagagaattatcttcattctctgcgtgtgtgaagtctgccaatccgcattgggccagcgtggtggactattggcctaacccctctcattttgagaggagactcgagctcagcagtgagccgaatatgggttgatgacgtacgaTAGTGGAAAGTGTGGTcattatgtaattattaaaaatctctGCGAAAGGAGCGAGCAGGTTTAGGTTTAAGTATTAGGTACTGGTACATATAAgtaagagccgtaatagcctagcgtatgacctctgcctccgatttctgagggtgtgggttcgaatccggtgtggggcatgcatctccaactttttcagttgtgtgcattttaagaaattaaaatatcacgtgtctcatacggtgaaggaataataatattttcataaaaaaaatacaaacgacttcaaaacctaaaaacgtactcactaaacaaaaaaaagtaaaaaaaaaaaatcaaaatcaaaaatcatttatttcaagtaggctcagtttacaagcacttttgacacgtcagttgactatttgtaaagattctaccaccggttcggaaggcaggtcctgctgagaagataccggcaagaaactcaacagttgctcttttgaaaaagtcatacagtattataatttacaattgataacaattactgtttacatttgttatagttttacttcctgtgtgaaggtggaagctgatccaacggcctccaagcatttttatcattaaggaactcatcaatgttgtagtaccctcgactaagtaaataaagtaaatcgaaaaagtaaagtaaaataatagctCATTAAGTTGAAGCTAAAGATTTATATAGGACACCACTACCTACTACTCGtgctgatgtattcgtttgagatgctaaaaatggaaaaataataaaattttcataaaaaaaatacaaccgacttcaaaacctaaaattgtacccactaaactaaaaagtaaaaaataacatcatagttctacctgctgatcagtatgaaggcggtgctaagccggtgatgtattaatcaTGGGGATACCTGAGAGTTTGTCCCGAGGCACACATTCGGTATACAAAACCGATTGGAGATGACCCAAACTCTCAGGTCTCGGATATAAAACAGTTAAATTGATAACAACGATGTGGAAGTCCCCGCGTTATCGCTTTTTACCCGATTGTGCGACAAAAGAGGTTCTTCCTATATGTTTATCTAGTCAACTAGtacaccccgcggttttacccgagtAGTTTTCATACCCATCGGAATCGGAGTTAAATGTAAGctatgttcatcatcattaacaagttatcaacccatattaggctcagtgctgagcaagagtctaatctcagaatgagaggggtcaggccaatagtccacctggcccaatgcgggttggcagacttcacacacgcagagaattaggaaaattctctggtatgcaggtttcctcacgctgtttttccttcgccgtgtgagacacgtgatatttaatttcttaaaatgcacacaactgaaaagttagaagtgcatgccccggaccggattctaacccacaccctccggatttgaaggcagaggtcgtatcacTTAGGCTTTCATTAGGATCcagataaataaatactcaCCACAACAGGATCCTTGCAGTACTCCACGTTGTCAACGGTGAAACTGCGCAGGTAGGGGGTGACCCCCGGTTCGCTGCCCCTGATGATGAAGCCGAGACCGTGGTGAGGCACGAAGAAGTTCAACGACAATGTATCTCCTTCAGACAGATAGATTCTCGAGTATTCGTTATCCGCCTGCGCAGGGGAgaatcaaaaacattatatcATACATGTAgatgtcgcgcggtttcactggcgtggttctcgttcccgtaggaaaccggagataaaatataacctatagcactcagggatagtgtagctttccaccagtgaaagaattttttaaatcggtttagtagtttcaaagCTTATtctatgcaaacaaacaatcaaatcattcctatttataatttagtatagACTATAGGACGCTTGTGACTTCAACCGTCCTTAGACCTTTAAATTCCGTTCTTgacggacgtctactaactacaaactacctccctgttaaatttcaactttgtaagtCTATCGGTTTCCGAGATtccgtgatgacctttcgcttttatatttgtgtaggtacatttttttaaatttgtttatgtaattttatacgGTGTGACCAAAACTCAATTGAGTAATCCGGCATaattatctacactaatattataaagttgaaaagtttgtttgtctatttctttgtttgtttgcttaaacgcgctaatctcaggaactactggtccgatttgaaaaaatctttcagtgttagatagcccatttatcgagaaaggctacaGACTAAATATTATCGTAtccctatgggaacgggaaccacgttagtgaaaccgtgcggcgtcagctagttagataTTTTAACATAGAAAACCATCgatccacgtccactcacagcatgcgcttgttgcgtACTAAGACAAGATATGCGCCTGCACgcctttgagtaatgacattgttttttttttgtattctttacaagttagcccttgaccacaatctcacctgatgataagtgatgatgcagtctaagatggaagcgggctaacttgtttggaggaggatgaaaatccacaccccttttggtttctacacggcatcgtaccggaacgctaaatcgcttggcggtacgtctttgccggtagggtggtaactagccacggccgaagcctcccaccagccagacttggattaattaagaaaatctcaatctgcccagccggggatcgaacccaggacctccgtcatgtaaatccaccgcgcacgcATGCACGCACcatccacggaggccgtcaaaattgtgcgttctttaatatggagcgGCCCATCTAACAATTTATATCGATGTAGAAAACATTCTTACCGTTCGAACAACAAACGCTGCGTCCACTTCGCTGTCGaatgaaattttgattttgcaGTCCTTGggaaattgtttatttacatacacAAAATACCGGTTGCTGTTTTTGGGCTTCAGACCGGGTTCAAACCACACGTTTATGTCCCGGTCATCCCTGCAGGGATACCAGCTGAGCAAAGGACTCACTATCGGCATCCAGGCGTTTTGACTCATAACTGTTACGAAAAAAACTGATATAATGAATATCAACTTCATTTTTGCTTCAAAATTGTTTTCTCCAGTAATATTTTCACTATTTCTTCAATCTTCAGTGGACACTGTAAATACGTTTTACGATTTAATGTAGAAAtatatgacggccgcgtggcgcagtgggtagtgaccctgctttctgcattcacggccgtgggttcgattcccacagctggaaaatatttgtgtgatgagcatgggttttttccagtgtctgtgtgtatttatacattatataagtatttatatgtagtatatgattgtatattaatattataatatcaactatcttagcacccataacacaagctactctgtatgcttactttggggctagatagtgatgtgtattgtttaagtatatttattatttatttatttatatattatgtttattaaattcttgttagtatttatttaactgaagacaaaatatttttttttctaaatattacatatttcggtaatctaattttaattttctttgtatttCACTGTATTGGTTTccagaatttaatttattttattggacaCGTTATAGAAAGATATTTAGATTTCACTTATTTaggttttaatttattcttttctGCATTATCCATCATGTAATtggttttatgtttataatattaattatgtaaacaaGTCATCAAATTAGatacgtaggtatatttaattatcTGAATAATTAGTCTATTATAcccaattatattttaaatattttttttttactttaaacactttatttatagaatgtattttattgtgttaattaattaaacacaaGAGCTTCGATTGCGTTCAAcgaattatattgattttaatgtttGCTTTATAGGAAGATGTAATGTCAAGAACCAAGATGATAGGTGATTTAAGTTTTCCGATTCGACGACGatttagaaaatattgaaactgcTAGTTatgcagactaattcactaactttgacttaaGTTAGTTGTCAAAATACGAatttaagattctatgtaacaaatgtcatccgttgCCTACTGACaaaccttcttttttttattttttacaagttacaatctcacctgatggtaagtgatgatgcaatctaagatggaagcgggctaacttgttaggaggaggatgaatatccacatccctatcggtttctacacgacatcgcaccggaacgctaaatcgcttggcggtacgtctttgtcggtagggtggtaactagccacggccgaagcctcccaccagccagacctggaccaagtaagaaaatcaatcaatcggcccagccggggatcgaacccaggacctccgtcttgtaaatccaccgcgcataccactgcgccacggaggtcgtcaaatttcgtggatatcataaaaataagttagttgatttgatgtttatttagataataaagaccaagttagtgaataggttGGTCGacggttgttaataaagaccaaattagtgaatagattgatcgaccccccaccaggtcgactgacgacatccggcgagttgcagggattcgctggatgcaggcggctcaggatcctgatgtttagaagtccctacaaaaggcctgcagtggacgtccatcggctgatatgatgattatgatgatgatagtgaataggccagctgtatGTAGATGGCTACAGACAAACGAATTCATTATCTTTAACTTCTTGCTATTGATTAATCAACGATTTCAACTGTCCAACTGATATTAACCAACCGTGCAACGGCGTATATGTTTATCGAATCCATAATATAAGTCAgttcatcatctttatcagccgatggacgtccactgctggacataggcctcttgcatggacttccaaacacaacggtctctacccgccagcatccagcggctcgctgcaacccgcttgatgtcctcggtccacctagtggggggtcgaccaacactgcgcttaccggtgcggggtcgccattccaacacctcgggaccccaacgtccatcggctcttcgaactatgagccagttcagctttgcgactcgctgagctatgtcagtgaatttAGTGCGATTTCTTGATGAGCTTTAatgtattctaagttctataatttAAAGAGTTTGGCACCCACttagacatatttttttttgttggcatAACCGATAAcaacatcatcatctccttacccttatcccgcttaagtggggtcggaaaaatatttcccattcgtctctattactcgtcaactcatcatccactccttttacacacatgtcctctttcacacaatccaaccatctcttctttggccttcctctcctcttatgtccttccacttgcacattcaacatttttctagtaattttCCTCCCTACGACACACATATACAACCGATAACGACACACATCTGTAATATAGAATTTGActcccattttcacatttatgttttgatgaGATAAAATTATGCTATGACTTTGTTAGTTTTTACTGGACAGTCGTGTCGTATGAAGACGCTTCTATATCGTAAGCTCTCGATAACCCTTGCCATTTCTGCTGCTAAATTGTAAACAGAGAAGATAAGTTTCACGCCAGATTGATTTCCATTGAAATTAGCTACCGAGTTACCGACTATGGCTGTTCTAAATtcgaaattattgttttttttttcaaacgacttctcggctctgggttctagtgCGTATATAAAGTGATAGCGGATTatatggtaggtaggtacaatatcTATTACCTACCCTAGTTGTAACAATGTGCGCTGATTGGGATAATAggttgagattttttttcttggGCACGCAATCAACTGTTTTATAGCTGCCTGACCCCGGCAAGAAAAAGATGAGTAGTTTTTactgtaagagccgtgatagtttACTGGATATGGCTTCTGCCTGCAATCCagtgtaatgttttaattaaagccgtttctgaaagaaccacagaaactttgtaatttaaacggcttaaattaaaacatcactggcttggcaccgccttcaaactgatcagaaggtagcacataggtaagatgttattttttgctttttagtttaggttaatttttgagttggatgtcggttgaattttttttattaaaattttttgataaattaaatatcacgtgtctcaaactgtgaaggaaaaacatcgtgaggtaacctgacATCtgcgttcccgtgagaatacacgGGAAAAAACTGTAGGTTATGAGATTACTTACCCCCAGCAATACCTCaacctttattatattagtgttgAGTGCACAGAATatagaatgatacagaatgagtctttacaagcagagCGGTGAGactggtgaaacccataaaaaactaACGTCACGGGTCTCCTCGACATCCGCATAAACaaccttttttataatttgtatttcgagatttaacattaacaacaattacgtaaattgatatcctaatagactaataatcaataattacctataaaaaatactccatcttgtcttattactttttgtgaagtttttttaatgtttaaaacataagacgcaATTTTTCTTAAATTCGTTCGTTTTCGAAATgtaaagtctgcaaatccgcattgggccagcgtggcggactattggcctaacgcctctcattctgagaggagactcgagctcagcagtgagccgaatatgggttgatattttgttgaataatattgCAAATTACTGATGCGGTGCTTgatgtcgtactgactcgagaatgtattcgttgtCCAACtagtatttggaatggctgcatcactgccgtgTTCCTTGCGCTCCatctacctattattttttaatctgtggttgagttaataaatagtgtagtgactaatataaaaaatataaacaatacatGAAATAAAGCTCCGaaatatatcatttaaaatacatttatttttaaatttttccaaacgtcaaaaacgctgtcgtctattttgtgacgtcacaatgttacttgatgtaataAACgtcaactaattaattatttatctaatattttttgaaattgtcCGTTTGGTAAAGAATTAGTCAACGTAATGCCATGAAACAATTGAAATGTAGACCATCATGGCatacagcgttttggctcgtattgtcaagtaaatatttaaaaattaaaattttcatgtaaattgaTCTcaattaaatatgatattttttttcaatctagtagaacaataaaaatcaattgaccatttaaaaaaaagtgtaaactAGCCTATTATACAATTTCAACTAGATTACTTTTGTTTTTGGTTCATTGTAGGATAAGAAGTACTAGGAAAACATAAAAGATAAAGAGGTTACCTATAACAAGCCCAAGGGGCGCTTCGTATTGAATATTCTGCTCACAAAGGTAATTTAATATGCAATAACGTGCAACGTTATATGCATACATAATGTTTGAGAAGAACAGGTAAGAACTCAGGGCCTCGGTTTTCATACAATCTATTTG
This window contains:
- the LOC112055771 gene encoding chymotrypsin-C → MKLIFIISVFFVTVMSQNAWMPIVSPLLSWYPCRDDRDINVWFEPGLKPKNSNRYFVYVNKQFPKDCKIKISFDSEVDAAFVVRTADNEYSRIYLSEGDTLSLNFFVPHHGLGFIIRGSEPGVTPYLRSFTVDNVEYCKDPVVGFMEPYASKTEEQEWSTCGRRVVDHAELMINGEDTKPGDWPWHAALYKLDKETLNNKYICGGTIISKNFVLTAGHCASYRGAKLEREVLGVILGKYRLKGDDKVSVEKEVLEIILHKDFSYHPLKHDIALLKLSTEVVFTEFIRPACLFRAQDRDKLRSDDIQGTIIGWGFDKSDNLTRALKKASMPIVSEATCLKTNPFFYTRGLNDIYTFCAGDANGTSACNGDSGGAFQVFVPDEIQIGDKDTSGSWHVKGIISNTVARDDAPICDPNYYVIFTNVESYIDWIEEHIY